One genomic region from Sorangium aterium encodes:
- a CDS encoding cytochrome c-type biogenesis protein → MSRTRRLIQGITLLVAGALALVVLLRSPEFAHGQQLGERMERTGVVGIANDIERKLFWSLICTCGCPRETLGTCTCGTAHERRDQLRAALASGLSIEAIQTAYAERYGAEALAVPPNKGSQRLLYLLPLGAIVVGAGIVIATLRRWKRRSDEAGAAGQQPPAKGVVPGARDDYDDKLDEELKSLDREDRE, encoded by the coding sequence ATGAGCCGCACCCGAAGACTCATCCAAGGCATCACCCTCCTCGTCGCGGGCGCCCTCGCCCTCGTCGTCCTGCTTCGCTCGCCGGAGTTCGCCCACGGGCAGCAGCTCGGGGAGCGGATGGAGCGCACGGGCGTCGTCGGCATCGCGAACGACATCGAGCGCAAGCTCTTCTGGAGCCTGATCTGCACGTGCGGCTGCCCGCGCGAGACCCTCGGGACGTGCACGTGCGGCACCGCGCACGAGCGCCGCGACCAGCTCCGCGCGGCGCTCGCGTCGGGGCTGTCGATCGAGGCCATTCAGACCGCCTACGCCGAGCGCTACGGGGCGGAGGCGCTGGCCGTGCCGCCCAACAAGGGGAGCCAGCGGCTGCTCTACCTCCTCCCGCTCGGCGCCATCGTGGTCGGCGCGGGCATCGTCATCGCGACGCTGCGCCGATGGAAGCGGCGGAGCGACGAGGCGGGCGCCGCTGGCCAGCAGCCACCCGCGAAGGGCGTTGTCCCCGGCGCCCGTGACGATTACGACGACAAGCTCGACGAGGAGCTCAAGAGCCTGGACCGCGAAGACCGCGAATGA
- a CDS encoding zinc ribbon domain-containing protein — translation MSAEQPAKSAAPATADETVTRGTDSPLERQIIHYARFGAPLVALVGAGVAGLVGGPPAAILVLAGGALVAVIAIFWASLRVLIGETPLSGADAYAIGAPRAEEEQKQAVLRALKDLEFERSVGKISDEDYAELVAKYRAEAKRLLRLLDADAQPRREQVAALVAKHLRRAGFQDDGAPREPDEDAGASDPEGAAAEARPAKRRRAKARPLEKPEGDREPAADGERDKAAATVERAATQVACGACGTLNDEDAVFCKKCGTKRAADAPQDDPAATDDAAASADENDRRRAS, via the coding sequence ATGAGCGCCGAACAGCCCGCCAAAAGCGCCGCCCCGGCCACGGCCGACGAGACCGTGACCAGGGGTACCGACTCGCCGCTGGAGCGGCAGATCATTCACTACGCCCGCTTCGGGGCGCCGCTCGTGGCGCTCGTCGGCGCCGGCGTCGCGGGGCTCGTCGGTGGGCCGCCCGCGGCGATCCTCGTGCTCGCGGGCGGCGCGCTCGTCGCCGTCATCGCCATCTTCTGGGCGAGCCTCCGCGTGCTGATCGGGGAGACGCCGCTGAGCGGGGCCGACGCGTACGCGATCGGCGCGCCGCGCGCGGAGGAGGAGCAGAAGCAGGCCGTCCTGCGCGCGCTCAAGGACCTCGAGTTCGAGCGGAGCGTCGGGAAGATCAGCGATGAGGATTACGCCGAGCTCGTCGCGAAGTACCGCGCCGAGGCGAAGCGGCTCCTCCGCCTGCTGGACGCCGACGCGCAGCCGCGGCGCGAGCAGGTCGCGGCGCTCGTGGCGAAGCACCTCCGGCGCGCCGGGTTCCAGGACGACGGCGCGCCCAGGGAGCCGGACGAGGACGCCGGCGCGAGCGATCCGGAAGGCGCCGCCGCGGAGGCCAGGCCGGCGAAGCGGAGGCGCGCCAAGGCCCGACCGCTGGAGAAGCCGGAGGGCGATCGGGAGCCGGCGGCGGACGGCGAGCGTGACAAGGCCGCGGCGACGGTGGAGCGCGCGGCGACGCAGGTGGCGTGCGGGGCGTGCGGCACGCTGAACGACGAAGACGCTGTGTTTTGCAAGAAGTGCGGGACGAAGCGCGCGGCGGACGCGCCTCAGGACGACCCGGCTGCGACGGACGACGCCGCCGCCAGCGCCGATGAGAACGACCGCAGGAGGGCTTCGTGA
- a CDS encoding carboxypeptidase-like regulatory domain-containing protein, producing MMRWTGCTALAAIASLSLTAAQAVQAKPAASAQPAADKAAPAQPAAGKAAPGQPAAGKAAPAQPAAAKQGEKPAAPSGGAAPAGSGAPAATSTAAAADAGAPDAAGALPPGHPEVGQGLPSGHPPVGKPPAADAASRRASEQLTGLFDAPDDTVQEDTGLPPGVLVLTVQDADGNPVPRISVDIDILQSSVSRGDSRERMSRETDDAGTLRLENLAIAGGTSYGISITRDGATFSIPHFGLSAEAGKRAVLHIYDATPNVSGLMVGTQGIVYLQLRQDSIAVEQLFQVYNLGRVAWLPDETFALPRDYKAFNKSEGMGEEMRFDEVKGTGVALRGTVSPGRHEGQFRWQVPLHDEERQTIRIELPPRIAQMRVMAEASKSMTLNVAGFPAAQRTQNRDGKKILITEMQGTRTDGGMKVIEITLGGLPTPGVGRWIALLLAGATVIGGTAFNLVRRRDQDRGPDDEERRELLEARNALLDEFVELERARKRGDVGPKTYDRVRAALLDALARIVAMIEARPARGKAAGAREPAGALKADAAGSPRS from the coding sequence GTGATGCGCTGGACCGGGTGTACGGCGCTGGCCGCGATCGCCTCGCTGAGCCTGACCGCCGCGCAGGCGGTGCAGGCGAAGCCGGCTGCGTCGGCGCAGCCCGCGGCGGACAAGGCCGCTCCGGCGCAGCCCGCAGCTGGGAAGGCTGCTCCAGGGCAGCCGGCAGCCGGGAAGGCCGCGCCGGCGCAGCCCGCAGCGGCGAAGCAGGGGGAGAAGCCGGCGGCGCCCTCGGGCGGAGCCGCGCCTGCCGGCAGCGGCGCTCCTGCTGCGACCTCGACGGCCGCGGCGGCGGACGCGGGCGCGCCCGATGCAGCGGGCGCCCTTCCGCCGGGGCATCCCGAGGTGGGGCAGGGGCTGCCTTCGGGCCATCCGCCGGTGGGGAAGCCTCCCGCGGCAGACGCGGCCTCCCGGCGCGCCTCGGAGCAGCTGACGGGCCTGTTCGATGCGCCCGACGACACCGTCCAGGAAGACACAGGCCTTCCGCCCGGCGTCCTCGTGCTCACCGTACAGGACGCGGACGGGAACCCCGTTCCTCGCATCTCCGTCGATATCGACATCCTGCAGAGCTCGGTGTCGAGGGGCGACTCGCGCGAGCGCATGAGCCGAGAGACGGACGACGCGGGCACCCTCCGGCTCGAGAACCTCGCGATCGCCGGCGGCACGAGCTACGGCATCTCGATCACGCGCGACGGCGCGACGTTCTCGATCCCGCATTTCGGCCTCAGCGCCGAGGCCGGAAAGCGGGCCGTGCTCCACATCTACGACGCCACGCCGAACGTGAGCGGCCTGATGGTCGGGACGCAGGGCATCGTCTACCTCCAGCTCCGGCAAGACTCGATCGCGGTGGAGCAGCTGTTCCAGGTCTACAACCTCGGCCGCGTCGCCTGGCTGCCTGACGAGACGTTCGCGCTCCCGCGCGACTACAAGGCCTTCAACAAGAGCGAAGGCATGGGCGAGGAGATGCGCTTCGACGAGGTCAAGGGCACCGGCGTGGCGCTGCGCGGCACCGTGAGCCCCGGCCGGCATGAAGGGCAGTTCCGCTGGCAGGTCCCGCTCCATGACGAGGAGCGGCAGACGATCCGCATCGAGCTGCCGCCGCGCATCGCCCAGATGCGGGTGATGGCCGAGGCGTCCAAGTCGATGACGCTGAACGTCGCCGGCTTCCCCGCGGCCCAGCGCACCCAGAACAGGGACGGGAAGAAGATCCTGATCACCGAGATGCAGGGCACCCGCACGGACGGCGGGATGAAGGTCATCGAGATCACGCTCGGCGGTCTGCCGACGCCGGGGGTGGGCCGGTGGATCGCGCTGCTGCTGGCCGGCGCGACCGTGATCGGCGGGACCGCGTTCAACCTGGTCCGGCGGCGCGACCAGGACCGCGGGCCCGACGACGAGGAGCGGCGGGAGCTGCTCGAGGCGCGGAACGCGCTGCTCGACGAGTTCGTCGAGCTCGAGCGCGCGCGGAAGCGGGGCGACGTCGGTCCGAAGACGTACGATCGCGTCCGTGCCGCGCTCCTCGACGCGCTCGCGCGCATCGTGGCCATGATCGAGGCCAGGCCGGCGCGCGGGAAGGCCGCTGGCGCGCGCGAGCCGGCCGGCGCGCTCAAGGCCGACGCCGCCGGATCGCCGCGCTCCTGA